In a genomic window of Erigeron canadensis isolate Cc75 chromosome 5, C_canadensis_v1, whole genome shotgun sequence:
- the LOC122600192 gene encoding trafficking protein particle complex subunit 6b-like isoform X1: MAIREVSESCMDSLLTEIVSSYSNVVYANKPDLAAHRIEAIGFHVGHQLSERYTMERPRFSDHLEAIKFICKDFWSELFKKQIDNLKTNHRGTFVLQDDKFAWLSRISGVPSAEASAQESVNKAAEATGMHLYFPCGIIRGALSNLGIPCAVSADISNLPASGSFVIRIKV; encoded by the exons atggcaATAAGAGAAGTATCAGAGAGTTGTATGGATAGTTTACTAACAGAAATAGTATCATCGTATTCCAATGTTGTTTATGCCAATAAGCCCGACCTTGCTGCCCACCGAATTGAAGCCATTGGTTTTCATGTTGGTCATCAGCTCTCTGAACG GTACACCATGGAGAGACCACGATTTAGTGATCACCTGGAAGCCATCAAATTTATCTGTAAAGATTTCTGGTCTGAGCTCTTCAAGAAGCAAATAGACAATTTAAAGACTAATCATAGG GGCACATTTGTTTTGCAAGATGATAAATTTGCGTGGCTTTCACGCATATCAGGGGTCCCATCTGCTGAGGCGTCAGCTCAAGAGTCTGTAAACAAAGCAGCTGAAGCAACTGGCATGCATCTCTACTTCCCTTGTGGAATTATTAGGGGGGCTCTTTCAAACTTGGGTATCCCATGTGCTGTTTCTGCTGATATATCAAACCTTCCTGCTT CAGGTTCGTTTGTGATCCGAATAAAGGTGTAG
- the LOC122600282 gene encoding probable carboxylesterase 5 yields the protein MDSTTEITHDFPPFFRRFKDGRIERFVTTPRLPPSTDPITGIQSKDVVISPDIDIKSRIFLPKINPSDPPRKLPLIIYVHGGAFCIGSPINIITQGFLTPLVSQTPSVAIAIGYRLAPEHPLPTAYHDCWAAFQWIAAHANGSGPDPWINDYVDMSRVFLVGESAGANLVHYLAVQGGVNKTGLSINGLITLHPYFAQKEADKLIRYLYPGSSGSDDDPKLNAGADPNLEKLCCSRVLIAVAEKDFLKPRGVQYKEILEKSKWKGKIEYVENEGEDHVFYLFNPSSEKARGLFQMMISFVNQAI from the coding sequence ATGGACTCTACAACCGAAATCACCCATGATTTTCCACCCTTTTTTAGGAGATTTAAAGATGGCCGTATCGAACGTTTTGTCACAACCCCACGCCTACCACCATCTACTGATCCCATCACAGGAATTCAGTCCAAAGATGTTGTTATATCACCCGATATCGATATAAAATCTCGAATTTTCCTTCCAAAGATTAATCCTAGTGATCCTCCAAGAAAATTGCCTCTTATAATATACGTGCATGGGGGTGCTTTTTGCATTGGATCACCTATTAACATTATCACACAAGGCTTTCTTACGCCTTTAGTTTCTCAAACTCCGTCTGTAGCCATTGCAATTGGCTACAGACTCGCCCCGGAACACCCTCTCCCCACTGCATACCATGATTGTTGGGCCGCGTTCCAGTGGATCGCGGCCCATGCAAATGGTTCAGGACCCGACCCATGGATCAACGACTATGTTGACATGAGTCGGGTCTTTTTGGTTGGGGAGAGTGCAGGGGCGAATTTGGTTCATTACCTTGCAGTTCAAGGTGGAGTTAATAAAACCGGGTTGAGTATCAATGGATTGATCACATTGCACCCGTATTTCGCTCAAAAAGAGGCAGATAAATTGATCCGGTATTTGTACCCGGGTAGTTCCGGGTCAGATGATGACCCGAAACTTAACGCGGGTGCAGATCCTAATCTTGAGAAATTGTGTTGCTCAAGGGTATTGATAGCAGTGGCAGAAAAGGACTTTTTGAAACCAAGAGGAGTGCAATACAAGGAGATATTAGAAAAGagtaaatggaaagggaagatTGAGTATGTTGAGAATGAAGGGGAAGATcatgtgttttatttgtttaatccATCAAGTGAAAAAGCCAGGGGTCTATTTCAAATGATGATTTCTTTTGTTAATCAAGCAATCTAG
- the LOC122600192 gene encoding trafficking protein particle complex subunit 6b-like isoform X2, producing MAIREVSESCMDSLLTEIVSSYSNVVYANKPDLAAHRIEAIGFHVGHQLSERYTMERPRFSDHLEAIKFICKDFWSELFKKQIDNLKTNHRGTFVLQDDKFAWLSRISGVPSAEASAQESVNKAAEATGMHLYFPCGIIRGALSNLGIPCAVSADISNLPACSFVIRIKV from the exons atggcaATAAGAGAAGTATCAGAGAGTTGTATGGATAGTTTACTAACAGAAATAGTATCATCGTATTCCAATGTTGTTTATGCCAATAAGCCCGACCTTGCTGCCCACCGAATTGAAGCCATTGGTTTTCATGTTGGTCATCAGCTCTCTGAACG GTACACCATGGAGAGACCACGATTTAGTGATCACCTGGAAGCCATCAAATTTATCTGTAAAGATTTCTGGTCTGAGCTCTTCAAGAAGCAAATAGACAATTTAAAGACTAATCATAGG GGCACATTTGTTTTGCAAGATGATAAATTTGCGTGGCTTTCACGCATATCAGGGGTCCCATCTGCTGAGGCGTCAGCTCAAGAGTCTGTAAACAAAGCAGCTGAAGCAACTGGCATGCATCTCTACTTCCCTTGTGGAATTATTAGGGGGGCTCTTTCAAACTTGGGTATCCCATGTGCTGTTTCTGCTGATATATCAAACCTTCCTGCTT GTTCGTTTGTGATCCGAATAAAGGTGTAG
- the LOC122602022 gene encoding serine carboxypeptidase 1-like: MKISFLFSVYFSLLVFVSCYGSNGYDPLETALKIQRAKRSVQGNVMTNEVKADNRFSSVYVGPQDGLKDVDKITALPGQPVGTDFDQYSGYVTVDPNHGRALFYYLAESPVNSSTNPLVLWLNGGPGCSSFGDGAMMELGPFRVNADSVTLSHNKYAWNNVANVLFLESPAGVGFSYSNTSSDYITGDKETARDSYTFLINWLERFPEYKTRDFYITGESYAGHYVPQLAQKILQNNKVTNQTVINLKGIAIGNAYVDEETENTGMFDYFWTHAIISDEIHNGIISNCNFSEGATITDTCDDYMGQAFAAKSNIFPYDIFAPLCSPFSNSTPSISEFDPCSKSYVLGYLNTPVVQQSLHAKPVQWESCNYYITGNWQDKPFTVLPVIKDLMASGISVWIYSGDTDGRVPVTTSRYSIDKLQTPVQTSWYPWMYEEEVGGYAVGYQNLTFVTIRGAGHFVPSYQPARALAFFSSFLQGKLP; the protein is encoded by the exons ATGAagatatcatttcttttttctGTTTATTTTAGTCTGCTGGTTTTTGTTTCTTGCTACGGTAGCAATGGATACGACCCTCTGGAGACCGCATTAAAGATTCAACGTGCTAAAAGATCAGTACAAGGTAATGTGATGACAAATGAAGTCAAAGCTGACAACAGATTCTCATCGGTTTACGTGGGCCCACAAGATGGGTTGAAGGATGTTGATAAGATTACAGCGTTGCCAGGTCAGCCAGTTGGAACGGACTTTGATCAGTACTCAGGGTATGTAACTGTTGACCCGAACCATGGGAGAGCCCTGTTCTACTATCTTGCAGAGTCCCCAGTCAACTCTTCTACTAACCCTCTTGTCCTTTGGCTCAATGGAg GGCCGGGTTGCTCTTCCTTTGGAGATGGGGCCATGATGGAACTTGGACCATTCCGAGTCAATGCTGATAGTGTGACATTGTCACATAACAAATATGCATGGAACAATG TCGCGAATGTACTCTTCTTGGAATCCCCAGCTGGAGTTGGTTTTTCTTACTCAAACACGTCTTCAGATTACATAACTGGCGACAAGGAAACAGCAAGAGATTCATATACATTTTTAATCAATTGGTTAGAAAGGTTCCCAGAATACAAAACTAGAGACTTTTATATCACAGGAGAAAGTTATGCAGGACATTATGTGCCTCAACTCGCACAAAAAATCCTTCAAAACAACAAGGTCACTAACCAGACTGTCATTAATCTCAAAGGAATTGCT ataGGAAATGCCTATGTGGATGAGGAGACAGAAAACACGGGAATGTTTGACTATTTTTGGACGCATGCTATAATTTCTGATGAAATCCACAACGGAATCATCTCCAACTGCAATTTTTCTGAAGGTGCAACCATAACAGACACATGTGACGACTATATGGGCCAGGCATTCGCCGCTAAAAGCAACATCTTCCCCTATGACATATTTGCTCCTTTATGCTCACCATTCAGCAATAGCACTCCCTCC ATATCAGAATTTGATCCATGCAGTAAGAGTTATGTCCTAGGATACTTGAACACTCCTGTTGTGCAACAGTCTCTTCATGCAAAACCGGTTCAATGGGAATCTTGCAa TTACTACATAACCGGCAACTGGCAGGACAAGCCATTTACAGTCTTGCCTGTGATTAAGGATTTAATGGCTAGTGGAATCAGTGTTTGGATCTACAG TGGAGATACAGATGGAAGAGTACCAGTGACAACAAGTAGATACTCCATAGACAAACTACAAACACCAGTGCAGACATCGTGGTACCCATGGATGTACGAAGAAGAG GTTGGTGGATACGCAGTGGGATACCAAAACCTAACATTTGTAACCATAAGAGGAGCGGGACACTTTGTCCCGAGTTACCAACCGGCTCGTGCACTTGCATTCTTCTCTTCATTCTTGCAAGGAAAGCTTCCTTGA